CTATTCCCTCCTCAAAGAGAGCTCGTGAGAAATTTCGGGAAAGAAAAggcctttaaaaaaaaaacaaaacaaaaaaagaaatgcCAGCAGCATCATCTCCTTCATCTCTAGCGTGTTATTATTCATTCTCCTCAGTAATAGCGTGCGGTTGCCGCTATCGTGCGCCTTTAAAGCACTCGTTCTTAGCCTTCACTCGTCGCTTCCACTCCCTCCACCCTCACCACAGCTACTGCCGCCGTCTTCCGCCTCATTCTCTGGCAGTTCTCGCCGCGAACACCACGGCGTATTCTTCTCGCTCCCGCCGTCTCCCTAAAACGCATTTCTTCACGGGGAACTCTCTTTTCTCCCGCATGGAGGTACCTCCCTCcgtctctctgtctctctctctctctctctcactctctcacGAAAACCTAGCCTGTTCAGTTGAGTATAGAAATGTTTAATCgtttttgaccttgttgatcaAGTAAATTGTCGAGTTATCAGCTTTCTAATAAGAAATTACGTATATTTGAGTTGAAGTCGTatgaattcaaagaaaatgATCAAGAGTTTTCCGTATTTTGGATAATTATTGTAAGTTTCAGGTTCGctaatttataattataatttctTAAAAATGAATTGTCAAGTACTGTTATAGAGGTAATTAATTCTGGACTTTAGTGTTCTAGgtgatttttgagaaaaatgagaATTTTGATTTGGATGAGTGTGTGTGACTTGGGTGGGCGGAATATGAAAAAAGAGCCCATTTTGGGTGCATTAGGAGAACGGGGCTCTTGAATCTTGTTGAAAAAGATGGATATGATATTGGAACAAGTGGAAGCCACATTTGTTTACCACTCATTTTGTGTGCCGGATGGACTAGGCTTTGAGTGCTAGCTACTTTCTTGTGTAAGAAGAAGTTAAAATGAGCTGTACAAGTCTTCAGGTCCTTCTGTCTTTACACTTTGCGTTTTTCTTGCTTAGCTTTGGTTTATAAAGGCTGATATATGGGTAATGTTGGAGGAGAGCTTCGAAATTTTGACTGGGGTTGTCTGTATGAGAGTGATATCTTCTAGCAGTTGGTATGGTTTTTGGGCACGTAAGCTTGGTCAAAGGTATATTTGAAACTTCTAGCATTAGAAGGAGCTAATATTTGTCTCAGTTTTGTTTGTAACCATCCTTGTTTTTATGGTAACAGGTTGAGAGATGCAcatatgtcttagctttgacATCAATCTTATTTGTGTTTGTCTACAGCGATTCTGGACAGGAGGTGGTATTGATAAGAATAGAGCAATGGTGGAGCATTTGCAGAGCTATGGTGTTGTTAGATCTAAAAAGGTGGCTGAGGTTATGGGAACTATTGACAGGGCTTTGTTCGTTCCTGATGGGACCCCGCCATATGTTGATACCCCCATGCAAATTGGTTACAATGCTACCATATCTGCGCCTCATATGCATGCCATGTGCCTTGAATTGCTGGAAAACCATTTGCAGCCTGGCATGCATGCTCTGGATATTGGCTCAGGTTACTATAGTTTCACTTGTTCATTCATTGTATTGTTGGATTTTGAAATGTATTCGTGTCTGCATGTTTAAGCGCTTGTGGAAATGCATACACAAAGCAGAGATAACTAAGTACATCTCGGAATAAGACACTAGCAGAATATGTGGTATTACTTCTATTTAGCTGATTATGCTCATTACTATGATTTCATTTGAGGTGGCTAATAAGAATAATAGTTCAAAACACTATTTGGACCACCAGCCCTATCGCTGGGTGAATGACCAGGAagaaatcaaaaacaaaaacttaTATGTTACTCCTTCAGTGTATAAGTTGAGGAAATGTTGCCCTAGTTATCCATCTGCATTTTGACTTAATATTGAACAAAGGTAAACTCACTCAGTTTAGGGTAAGACTACTGCATTTTGTTGATGATGGTGGAACTTATGCAGCAATGTTCCTTATTGCCATTTGTGCTGAAGATAACTAGTTGTTGGTTAGCTGCCTGTGAACTGAATTGCTTATATGTCTTGAGGCTCGCTTTCTTTTTTCCCCGTCCCAAATTGGATTACGCTTACATCTGCTAGTTCTTGTTTTGCAGGAACGGGTTATTTGACTGCATGTTTTGCTATTATGGTTGGACCACAAGGTCATGCAGTTGGTGTGGAACATATTCCTGAGTTGGCTGCTGAATCAATCAAAAATATACAAAAGAGTGCTGCTGCTCCACTACTGAAAGAAGGGTCCTTGTCTGTACATGCAGGGGGTACGTTCTAATATATCCTAGCAGTGATCATCTATTATCTTTTTGAACTAATGTCACTTGTAGATTGGAAATGCATTTGCTGTTGAACTCATCAAGTTTTTCAGATTTATCATTTTCCTTGGTTCTTTTCCTAAGACATTGTCACATGTCTTTGGATAGTTGAACTTATCCTTGGCATCATTGTCACTTCTAAAATACTATTCTGCAAAAGCAACAGATACCAATCTTGGATGGGCATACATAGTTTTTCTCTGTTTAAAAGACCTTAAATTGTCTCACTTCCTGTTGTATTTTTCCATATAGGTCTGATGGGTCAACTGTAGTAGATTAGCTCCCATTCTGTTGTGATGGTGAGGTGGACTATAGGTTTAGCCTGATGGTAATAAATagatattttagaaaattttatgaCTCTGAGTCTTAGTAAAGTTATAGGTCTGATAATGAGTTGGTTTGGACAAAATTTTGTAGTCTACTGATGTTAATCATTATGTGAGCTAGCTTGCAGCATTCTTAGCAGCACGTGACAAGCTTTTGTGATGGTTAAGGAAGTCATATGACCTAAATACTGCCAAATGGTTTCTTAAGTAGTCTTGCAGAAATGGCAAGGTTCTGAATTAATGAACGGAAAACTGATGTTGCAGACAAGTTTTTGCTGCTTATAGGTTTCCTTTGCATAAAAACTAGGCAATCTCTTTCAGGCATTTGTAGGTTGTACTAGGCTCTCTTCTGTAACTTTTTCTCTTGCTGGATTAGGATTAACTTCTTGGTTCCATGTATTGGTCTTGCAATGTCATAGATGGACGGCTTGGCTGGCCGGAGCATGCACCGTATGATGCTATTCATGTTGGTGCTGCAGCACCAGAAATTCCTCAAGCTCTGATCGATCAGTTGAAGCCCGGTGGCAGGATGGTGATCCCTGTCGGAAATATCTTCCAGGATTTGAAGGTCGTGGACAAGGATATGGATGGTTCAATCAGTGTCCACAGTGAAACTTCTGTTCGTTATGTTCCACTAACGAGTCGAGAAGCTCAATTGCGTGGTTATTAAAGGTGGTGCCATCATATGTAacttcttgtttacttgttgaagggagagaagaaaaggaaaagtctGGAGGAAACTGAGACAGGGAGCATAGGGAAGAAGCCTTCTTTTTTCCAGATCTTCACTTCTAGTTCTGTATAGGTAGCCATGTATAGGTTGATGCCGTGGATattgaatgtttttattttccttattcAATGGAATAATGTTTACAAAATGGACTCGTGCTTCGCTTTTCTTCTCATGTTGTTACTGTTGGCTTTTTGATGTTCATCGTTCTGTTTGAAGCTCGTTATTTGATTGATAGACGATGAACTAGGCCAGTTAGAAATTCGAAACCACATTTTTGTTGGTTTTCTCTGGGGCTGGATAATGTCTTCTGAGTCCTTACCCTTTTATGGTGTAGACTAAAACTACTTGTGTATGATCAAAACCTAACGCTTTTCCCCCAGAGATTGCACTTGAATTCAATGTGTACTGATTCAAGATAAGAATGTAATCCTTCATTGGTTATGCGTAATTGCAACAGTAACATAATTGCAATGATGATAACCTATTACTTTAAGCCATTTCTGACAGAAAATGCAAATGTAACAACCTAAAGAGGTGCAGCAGAGTAGGTTTCATGATAAATTTTTGTGCACTTAATACGGAATCGAGGGAGAAGAAAAATTAAGAGAACCAGTGATGCACTTATCTCCATTCATATAGCAGGGAATCAACACATACACTGCATGAGAACGCAGGCATTATGTTGTCTATCAATTTGAAGACACacaatataatatacattagaAAAAATGTTGATTATGATGAGTCCAACGTGATCTTTTAGAAATTTGTGGTGTAAATCCTTCCTGCCCCAACTATCAAATTTAGGATTCAAACCCTCAACGTGACAGCGAGGAGAAGGgtctttcttctccttttctttaTGCAAAGACTAATTCTCAATTAAAGAGACTAATTAAACAAGAAGACCAATAGGTATAACAAgaaaagatgatgaagaaagcAGAGCTGCAGACTTTTGATCTCACAAATCCACATATACCTGTGGAAGTCCAGGACAGAGAAAAACACATTGCCTCTTTATAACATCTAAATAAATAGACTTGAGCAGTTTTCCACATCCTACCAAGATTGATACataaagccaaaaaaaaaaaaaaaaagtaatcacCTCCATGATACCaggaaatgaagtttaattACTCGACAATGCTAAGAGGCATAGTGTAAACTGCACTCGGTTCTCTCATCGGAAGCTGACAAAAAATGTAACTACCACTCGTTTCAACTAATGAAAGCATAAACTACAGAGACTTTAAATCTATCTAGTGCCTtgagaatctcacaaaccagcCAACAGATTAGAAACGCCTTGGTCTTTCCTCAGCAACATTTACTCTGATAGCTCTCCCATCCAGACTCTGCAACAGGGATGAAAACAATAGTCATAATAAGTTTAATCACCTTACCCAGAGCAAAATAAAGTTGAGGATTTATTTACTACTGAATGCTCTGAAACTAGGTTGGTTGGTTAATATATCCAGTCACTGAGAAATAAATTCCTTGAATCAAACTCCAGCTTCTAATGGGCTGTAAGAAGGGCTATAGGATTCTCTGCCAGTATTTATGCACACAAATGCTTAACCATGGTCACTCCAACTAAGAACAATAAATCAACTTTGATGCTGCATATTCATGTAAGGATTCcatcattctttgttttgcCAAGCATGCAAGGTTTCTATTTATCGAACAAAGTTTGCGACAGTTCCATGAATCTTGTACTAAAGAATGACATTATAGAATCCTGTTACCTGTCCATCAAGGTTAGCAATAGCATCATTCATTTCAGACTCGCTTGACATTGTAACAAAGCCAAAACCCCGTGA
This portion of the Coffea eugenioides isolate CCC68of chromosome 11, Ceug_1.0, whole genome shotgun sequence genome encodes:
- the LOC113754143 gene encoding protein-L-isoaspartate O-methyltransferase 1-like; translation: MPAASSPSSLACYYSFSSVIACGCRYRAPLKHSFLAFTRRFHSLHPHHSYCRRLPPHSLAVLAANTTAYSSRSRRLPKTHFFTGNSLFSRMERFWTGGGIDKNRAMVEHLQSYGVVRSKKVAEVMGTIDRALFVPDGTPPYVDTPMQIGYNATISAPHMHAMCLELLENHLQPGMHALDIGSGTGYLTACFAIMVGPQGHAVGVEHIPELAAESIKNIQKSAAAPLLKEGSLSVHAGDGRLGWPEHAPYDAIHVGAAAPEIPQALIDQLKPGGRMVIPVGNIFQDLKVVDKDMDGSISVHSETSVRYVPLTSREAQLRGY